The following coding sequences are from one Rathayibacter sp. SW19 window:
- the uriH gene encoding uridine-preferring nucleoside hydrolase UriH has translation MSRTIILDCDPGHDDAIAMLLAHGSAEIELAAITTVAGNQTLEKVTRNALAVATIAGITDVPIAAGLDRPLVRARSFAESIHGDSGMDGPELPVPTVSLDDRHAVDLIIDTVMSHTPGEITLVPTGPLTNIAMAARREPRIVDRVREVVLMGGGYATGNWSATAEFNIIVDPEAAHIVFNERWPLTMVGLDLTHQALATPDVVERFTAIDTGPGRLVVDLLAFFAHSYKDAQGFDSPPVHDACAVAYVIDPTVMTVRTAPLDVELTGTLTLGMTVADFRSPAPADCTTQVAVDLDAPKFWNHVVDAVRTIG, from the coding sequence ATGTCACGCACGATCATTCTCGATTGCGACCCCGGGCACGACGACGCCATTGCGATGTTGCTCGCGCACGGCAGCGCCGAGATCGAACTGGCGGCCATCACGACGGTCGCCGGAAACCAGACGCTCGAGAAAGTCACCCGAAATGCCTTGGCCGTCGCGACCATTGCCGGCATCACCGATGTGCCGATCGCGGCGGGCCTGGACCGCCCGCTCGTGCGGGCGCGGTCGTTCGCGGAAAGTATCCATGGCGACAGCGGTATGGACGGGCCCGAGCTCCCGGTGCCGACCGTGTCGCTGGACGACCGCCACGCCGTCGACCTCATCATCGACACGGTGATGAGCCACACGCCCGGTGAGATCACGCTGGTGCCGACCGGCCCGCTGACCAATATCGCGATGGCCGCGCGCCGCGAACCGCGCATCGTGGACCGGGTGCGCGAGGTGGTGCTGATGGGCGGCGGCTACGCGACAGGCAACTGGAGCGCGACCGCGGAGTTCAACATCATCGTCGACCCCGAGGCCGCACACATCGTCTTCAACGAGCGCTGGCCGTTGACGATGGTCGGCCTGGATCTCACCCACCAAGCGTTGGCAACCCCGGATGTCGTCGAGCGCTTCACCGCGATCGACACGGGTCCGGGGCGGCTCGTCGTCGATCTGCTTGCGTTCTTCGCTCACTCGTACAAGGATGCCCAGGGCTTCGACTCGCCACCGGTGCACGACGCATGCGCCGTGGCGTATGTGATCGATCCGACGGTGATGACCGTGCGCACGGCGCCACTGGATGTTGAGCTCACGGGCACCCTCACCCTCGGAATGACGGTTGCGGACTTCCGCTCCCCCGCACCGGCAGACTGCACGACTCAGGTCGCCGTCGACCTGGACGCGCCGAAGTTCTGGAACCACGTGGTCGATGCGGTGCGCACGATCGGCTGA
- a CDS encoding adenosylhomocysteinase, producing MIVRDMVRSRSIFVGEIKLCICKTRRMTTLAQEGAARIEWIRSRMTMLAEIRSELQQTTPFAGHRIGMSLHLEPKTAVLLETLAAGGAEIVATGNHGSTQDDVVAALRETGMTLFGRRDDSIEQHHTNIAAVLDSNPDMLLDNGGDLAAGIVARDAAAHVIGGTEETTSGGLRLRGELAGRVPFPMIVINDSMLKAIGENRHGVGQSVLESFMRITNVMVPGRHVLVIGYGWCGRGIAESFRALGAQVAVAEVDELKGFEAALDGFRVGSTAELLGWADVVITATGQPGVLNAADFAHLRDGVILANSGHFPWEIDVPALHAASTGSRTIADALERIDLPDGRHVILLAEGRMVNLAGRDPKGNSLEAMDLGFMLQVLSLERVATVHDAAGHDSTAHDSTAHALLAGPQPVPRDIERRIARAFLSALDSAR from the coding sequence ATGATCGTGCGTGACATGGTGCGATCTCGTTCCATTTTCGTGGGTGAAATTAAACTTTGTATATGCAAGACTAGACGAATGACAACACTTGCCCAAGAGGGTGCAGCGCGAATCGAATGGATCCGTTCTCGGATGACCATGCTCGCCGAAATCCGCTCCGAACTACAGCAGACCACACCGTTCGCCGGCCATCGAATCGGCATGTCACTGCACTTGGAGCCGAAGACAGCCGTTCTGCTCGAGACGCTGGCCGCCGGCGGTGCCGAGATCGTTGCCACCGGTAACCACGGCTCCACTCAAGACGACGTCGTCGCGGCCCTCCGCGAAACCGGCATGACCCTGTTCGGGCGCCGCGACGACAGCATCGAACAGCACCACACCAACATCGCAGCAGTGCTTGATTCGAACCCGGACATGCTGCTCGACAACGGCGGTGATCTCGCTGCCGGAATCGTGGCTCGGGATGCTGCTGCGCACGTCATCGGCGGAACCGAGGAAACGACATCCGGCGGCTTGCGCCTGCGCGGCGAACTGGCGGGGCGTGTGCCGTTCCCGATGATCGTGATTAACGACAGCATGCTCAAAGCGATCGGCGAAAACCGGCACGGGGTCGGCCAGTCCGTACTGGAGAGCTTCATGCGCATCACGAACGTCATGGTGCCGGGCCGGCACGTGCTCGTCATCGGCTACGGCTGGTGTGGCCGCGGCATCGCAGAATCGTTCCGCGCGCTCGGAGCTCAGGTCGCGGTCGCCGAGGTCGACGAACTGAAGGGCTTCGAGGCCGCGCTCGACGGCTTCCGCGTCGGCAGCACGGCCGAACTTCTCGGCTGGGCGGATGTGGTGATCACCGCCACCGGGCAGCCCGGCGTTCTCAACGCGGCTGACTTTGCTCACCTGCGCGACGGTGTCATCCTGGCGAACAGTGGCCACTTCCCCTGGGAAATCGACGTGCCGGCGCTTCACGCAGCCAGCACCGGTTCACGCACGATTGCCGACGCGCTCGAACGCATCGACCTGCCAGACGGGCGTCATGTCATCCTGCTTGCGGAGGGCCGCATGGTCAACCTCGCCGGGCGCGACCCGAAGGGCAACTCACTCGAGGCCATGGATCTCGGCTTCATGCTGCAGGTGCTCTCGCTCGAACGTGTCGCGACGGTGCACGACGCTGCCGGGCACGACTCGACCGCGCACGACTCGACCGCACACGCCCTGCTCGCAGGCCCACAGCCGGTGCCGCGCGACATCGAGCGGCGCATAGCCCGCGCGTTCCTGAGCGCCCTCGACAGCGCACGCTGA